Below is a window of Ananas comosus cultivar F153 linkage group 9, ASM154086v1, whole genome shotgun sequence DNA.
GAGGGATGAACTCGAAGTAGGAGAAGGTGGGGACGAGCGTGAACGCGACTCTCTCGGGGGGGTTGGCGGGCTCCAAGTTGACCCCGATCCAGCTCTCCGTGGACCCGTAGTCCGCGCCCACCAACGCGACGCCCCCCGCGTAGTGGCGCAGCTTACTCAGATACGGCTGCATTGACCCGGTCATGATGGAGTACACGTACTTGGCGTTGGGCCACAGCGCCGGGATCAAGCCGCGCCAGCCCGACCTCTTCAGCTCCCTGCACCGGTGCTCGATGCCCGTCGCCAGCTCCGGGCTCGCcgagaaggaggaggagccCAGCACGGCCCTTCTCATCTCCGGCGAGCTTATCGCGGAGCTCAGCGTCCCCTGCCCGAGGTCTGCGCAGAGATCCTCCCACAGTTCCTCCAGCGCCGCGAAGGCCTGGACGAGGCTGTAGGCGAAGGTGGATGCCACGAACTCCACCTGCTGGGAGAAGGCCAGGCCGAGGAGGAGGTGGCAGTAGGTCGACTGCTTGTAGTCTCCGCCGGCGATCACCTCGTAGGGGCTGCACGTGTACGACCCGGTCGTCCGCTGCTTCGCCGTGAACTCCTCGCTCGCGTAGTAGTGGGTCGTCGCCGTGCCCGCCGTCAGCCCTCCCTTGGTCTTGAACTGCTTGCTGCTGTACAGGAACTCCAGCACCCTTCCCCCCGCCCTGATCGGATACACCCTGTTTTAATTAAGCAAAATAAGCTTATTTGTGAGAGTGAGCCGTACATGTATGTACATACATGTTATGTTGCGTTATGTCAGAAAACTACGGCAACGACGACGACggcaagaagaagaggaagatattCACCAGTACATCTgatcaatatataatttatcacaaatgatatatatatatataaacaaattaatcCTTTCTAAAGTTTGGATGGAGATCTTTAAATTGAGTGCAGTTCGGACAAAAGAAGATTGCAAGATGTACATGCAATTGCATGCATGTAGTATGTACCTCGATCTGTAGGCAGCTGCCAAGGGGAAGATCTGAAGGGTGGACTGCGAACTAAAACGTGTGAAAGGCACATACTTGGGCCTCCCGTCCGTGGTACCGGAACTGCAATATCCGATCGACCCACAAAGTGTTGACCATatatagacacacacacacacacacataatgATCACATAAACATTGAATAATCCCCAGCAAAACCTGTGCGGCactttaaatgacagaaaatgATCAACTAATTAACAGAAAGATTTATATGTAGAAGAACCTGAGGGAGAGCATGGTGATGGGGTCTTTTGTGAGGACAGGGGAGGAGTCACCGTCGGCGATCCTCTGGATGTAAGGCTCCATGTCTGCATGGGAGGCGAGGGGGACTGCCGACGTGTACAGGGCCTCGAGCTCGGC
It encodes the following:
- the LOC109714846 gene encoding jasmonic acid-amido synthetase JAR2 yields the protein MTILQEAAEAGEGGGGRRLPHPIVVDDDDDDDNSMDGDIVEWFEGVAENAGAVQARTLRRIIELNRGAEYLRKWLGDDVRVSDMDPAELEALYTSAVPLASHADMEPYIQRIADGDSSPVLTKDPITMLSLSSGTTDGRPKYVPFTRFSSQSTLQIFPLAAAYRSRVYPIRAGGRVLEFLYSSKQFKTKGGLTAGTATTHYYASEEFTAKQRTTGSYTCSPYEVIAGGDYKQSTYCHLLLGLAFSQQVEFVASTFAYSLVQAFAALEELWEDLCADLGQGTLSSAISSPEMRRAVLGSSSFSASPELATGIEHRCRELKRSGWRGLIPALWPNAKYVYSIMTGSMQPYLSKLRHYAGGVALVGADYGSTESWIGVNLEPANPPERVAFTLVPTFSYFEFIPLFRRLQRGGAALHHDDDQQFSSNYYYDPGTSGDDFAEGEPVSLTRVKVGQQYELVLTTFTGTNMELNIDKDLMDEKGIGACHAEVGAHHPGHYVVYWELKDQRQEAEEAGDDDAVLQECCGAMDAAFADHGYVVSRRARTIGPLELRVVERGTFRHILEHYIRNGAAMSQYKTPRCTTDRALLTILDRSTVKRFWSTAYG